Proteins from one Rhinopithecus roxellana isolate Shanxi Qingling chromosome 18, ASM756505v1, whole genome shotgun sequence genomic window:
- the MRPL57 gene encoding ribosomal protein 63, mitochondrial produces the protein MFLTALLCRNRIPGRQFIGKHRRPRFVSLRAKQNMIRRLEIEAENHYWLSMPYMTREQERGHAAVRRREAFEALKAAATSKFPPHRFIADQLDHLNVTKKWS, from the coding sequence ATGTTCCTGACTGCGCTCCTCTGCCGCAACCGCATTCCTGGCCGTCAGTTCATCGGGAAGCACCGGCGGCCGCGGTTCGTGTCGTTGCGCGCCAAGCAGAACATGATCCGCCGCCTGGAGATCGAGGCGGAGAACCACTACTGGCTGAGCATGCCCTACATGACCAGGGAGCAGGAGCGCGGCCACGCCGCGGTGCGCAGGAGGGAGGCCTTCGAGGCCTTAAAGGCGGCCGCCACTTCCAAGTTCCCCCCGCATAGATTCATTGCGGACCAGCTCGACCATCTCAATGTTACCAAGAAATGGTCCTAA